From the genome of Papaver somniferum cultivar HN1 chromosome 2, ASM357369v1, whole genome shotgun sequence, one region includes:
- the LOC113347257 gene encoding pre-mRNA-splicing factor ISY1 homolog has translation MARNEEKAQSMLNRFITLKNEEKKKPKERRPFLASECRDLAEADKWRQQIMREIGRKVADIQNEGLGEHLLRDLNDEINKLIREKVHWERRILELGGANYTKHSAQMTDLDGNIIDVPNPSGRGPGYRYFGAAKKLPGVKELFEKPPELRKRRSRYEIFKRIDASYYGYRDDEDGILVKLEGPAESEMRAAALKEWQRMEEIKKEARRAVKSGEVANVTEILFEEEEDVVEEERIAKEKETKKEEFVVHVPLPDEKEIERMVVEKKKKELMDKYMSGDLLEEQTEAKTMLNIHR, from the coding sequence ATGGCTAGAAATGAGGAGAAAGCGCAGTCTATGCTGAACAGATTCATTACATTAAAGaacgaagagaagaagaaacctaAAGAACGCCGTCCTTTTCTTGCTTCTGAGTGTCGTGATCTTGCAGAGGCTGATAAATGGAGACAGCAAATAATGAGGGAGATAGGTAGGAAAGTTGCTGATATCCAAAACGAGGGTTTGGGTGAGCACCTGCTTCGTGACCTCAATGATGAAATTAACAAACTGATTAGAGAGAAAGTACACTGGGAGCGTCGGATTCTAGAGCTAGGTGGTGCAAACTATACTAAGCACTCTGCTCAGATGACAGATTTGGATGGTAATATCATTGATGTACCAAATCCTAGTGGCAGAGGTCCCGGATATCGATACTTTGGTGCAGCCAAGAAATTGCCTGGGGTGAAAGAGCTATTTGAGAAGCCACCTGAACTGAGAAAGAGGAGGTCTCGGTATGAGATTTTTAAAAGGATAGACGCAAGTTATTATGGGTATAGAGATGATGAGGATGGGATACTCGTAAAACTTGAGGGCCCTGCAGAATCTGAGATGCGAGCCGCAGCTTTGAAGGAATGGCAAAGAATGGAAGAGATCAAGAAGGAGGCAAGGAGGGCAGTGAAGAGTGGGGAAGTTGCGAATGTGACAGAAATTctgtttgaagaagaagaggatgttgTTGAAGAGGAGAGGATAGCCAAAGAAAAGGAGACCAAGAAAGAGGAGTTTGTTGTACATGTGCCGCTTCCTGATGAGAAGGAGATCGAAAGGATGGttgttgagaagaagaaaaaggagctGATGGATAAATACATGAGCGGCGACCTCTTGGAAGAGCAGACCGAAGCCAAAACGATGCTTAATATTCATCGTTAA